The genomic interval CCGCCCGCGCGCCCTGCACGGCGGGGTCTTCCACACCTACGAGGACCACCGGCTGGCCACCGCCGCCGCGGTCATCGGCCTGGCTGTCGACGGCGTCCAGGTGGAGAACGTCGCCACCACCGCCAAGACCCTGCCCGACTTCCCGGAGCTGTGGACCGGGATGCTGGGGCCCGTCGCGGGGGCGACGACGGTGTCGAGAGCCTGAGAGAACGAAGAGCACCATGCGCCGCTACGGCAAGAACCCCGACGAGGACGACGTCCGCGTCCGCCCCAACCGCAAGGGCAACCGCCCCCGCACCAACATCCGCCCCAAGCACGAGGACGCCGCCGAGGGCTTCGTCCTCACCGTCGACCGCGGCCGGCTGCACGTCCTCGTCGAGGACCGCACCATCGTGGCGATGAAGGCGCGCGAGCTGGGCCGCAAGGGCGCCGTCGTCGGTGACCGGGTCGCCGTCGTGGGCGACCTGAGCGGTGCCAAGGACACCCTGGCGCGGATCGTCCGGGTCGAGGGGCGCTCCTCCGTGCTGCGCCGTACGGCCGACGACGACGACCCCTACGAGCGGGTCGTCGTCGCCAACGCCGACCAGCTGGCGATCGTCACCGCGCTGGCCGACCCCGAGCCGCGCCCCCGGCTGATCGACCGCTGCCTGGTCGCGGCCTACGACGCCGGCCTGGAGCCGCTGCTCGTGCTGACCAAGTCCGACCTGGCCTCGGCGGACAAGCTCCTGGAGTCCTACGGGACGCTCGGGGTCCGCCATGTGGTGACCAGCCGGGAGGAGCTGGCGGACGGCGGGGCCGCGGAGCGGGTCCGCGAGCAGCTGACGGGCCGGGTCACCGCCTTCGTCGGCCACTCCGGCGTCGGCAAGACCACCCTCGTCAACGCCCTCGTCGAGCGGCAGCGGGCGACCGGGCACGTCAACGCGGTCACCGGCCGGGGCCGGCACACCACGACCTCGGCGCTGGCCCTGCCGCTGCCGGACGGCTCGGGCTGGGTCATCGACACCCCGGGCGTGCGCTCCTTCGGGCTGCACCACATCGACCCCTCGCGCGTCATCAACGCCTTCCCCGACCTGGAGCCGGGCACCGAGGGCTGCCCGCGCGCGTGCAGCCACGACGAGCAGGACTGCGCGCTGGACCAGTGGGTGGCGGACGGCCACGCCGATCCGCAGCGGCTCTACTCGCTGCGCCGGCTGCTCGCGACCAGGGAGCGGCGCGAAGGCGATTGATCGCCTACGTTTGCGGGTGACCGTCAGTGGCAAGGGCATCAGCACCGGGACGGACGGCGGTCACCGAGCAACGGGAGGCAATCTGATGGCGTGGCTGCTGGTCGTGGTCGCCGGTCTGCTGGAAACCGGCTTCGCCGTCTGTCTCAAGCTCTCGCACGGCTTCACCCGGCTCTGGCCGACCATCGCCTTCGCCTGCTTCGCGCTGGGCAGCTTCGGTCTGCTGACGCTCTCCCTGAAGAAGCTCGACGTCGGCCCGGCCTACGCGGTGTGGACGGGCATCGGCGCGGCCGGCACCGCCGTCTACGGCATGGTCTTCCTCGGCGACCTGGTCTCCACCCTCAAGCTCGTCTCGATCGGTCTGGTGATCCTGGGGGTCATGGGGTTGCAGCTGTCGGGTTCGGCGCACTGACGCGCTCCGCGAAGTGGCAGGCCGCCGTCTGGTCCGGCCCGAACGACCGCTCCGCGGGCCGCTCCCGCTCGCAGCGCGCCCGCTCGTCCGCGGCCAGCCCCGCGTAGACCGGGCACCGGCCGCGGAAGCGGCAGCCGGGCTCCCGCAGCACCGGGCTCGGCGGGTCGCCGGCGAGGAGGATCCGCTCCCGGTGCCGCTCCCGGGCGGGGTCGGGCACGGGCACGGCCGAGAGCAGGGCCCGGGTGTAGGGGTGGCGGGGGCGGGAGAAGACCTCCTCGACCGAGCCCGACTCCACGGTCCGGCCGAGGTACATCACGCTGACGCGGTCGGCGATGTGCCGTACGACGGCGAGGTCGTGGGAGACGAAGAGGTAGGCGAGGCCCAGCTCGTCCTTGAGCCGCCGCAGCAGATTGAGCACGCCGGCCTGTACGGACACGTCGAGCGCGGACACCGGCTCGTCCAGGACCAGCAGCTCCGGCTCGACGGCGAGGGCCCGGGCGATCCCGATGCGCTGCCGCTGGCCGCCGGAGAACTCGTGCGGGAAGCGGCCCGCGTGGGCGGCCTCCAGGCCCACCAGGCGCAGCAGTTCCGGTGTCCGCCGGGCCACGGCGGCGCGGCTCGTGCCCTGCGCGCGCAGCGGTTCGGCGACGATCTCGCCGACGGGCATCCTGGGGTCGAGGCTGGCCATGGGGTCCTGGAAGACGAGCTGCACGGAGCCGCGCAGGGCGTGCGCTTGACGCTTCGTCATGTCTCGGGTGGGGCGGCCGAGGAGTTCTACCTCGCCGGCCTCGGGGGCGGCCAGCCGCAGGATCTCCATGAGCGTGGTCGACTTGCCGGAGCCGGACTCCCCGACCAGGCCGAGGGTCTCGCCGCGCCGGATGTCGAGGTCCACGCCGTCGACGGCGTACACGCTGCCGACGCGGCGGCCGAAGGCGCCGCCCTTGCGGACGGGGAAGGTCCGGGCCAGGTCCCGCACCCGGAGCACGGAGGCCAGTCCGTCGCGGGGTACGGCCTCCCGCGCGGGGGTGTGGTCGGGTACGGGGTACAGGGCGGCGGGGTCGGCGGCGGGCGGCTTGAGGCAGGCCGCGAGGTGGTCCCCGGCGCCGGTGAGGGCGGGTTCGGCGGCGGCGCAGGCGTCGTCGGCGAGGGGGCAGCGCGGGGCGAAGGCGCAGCCCCGGGGCAGCAGGCGGAGCTCGGGCGGTGCGCCCGGTATCGGGGTGAGGGGGCGGTCCGCGGTGTCGGGGCGGGGCACGGCGCCGAGGAGTCCGATGGTGTAGGGCATGCGGGGCGTGGCGAAGAGTTCGGTGGCGGGGGCGCTCTCGACGACCCGGCCGGCGTACATCACGGCGACCCGGTCGGCCATGCCGGCGATCACCCCGAGGTCGTGGCTGACGAGCAGCAGGGCGGCACCGGTCTCACGCTGCGCGGTGCGCAGCACGTCGAGGACCTGGGCCTGCACAGTGACGTCGAGGGCCGTGGTGGGTTCGTCGGCGAGGAGCACGTCGGGGTCGTTGGCGACGGCCATGGCGATCATGGCGCGCTGGCGCATGCCGCCGGAGAACTCGTGGGGGTAGGCGTCGGCGCGGCGGCCGGGTTCGGGGATGCCGACGAGGTCGAGGAGTTCGACGGCGCGGCGGCGGGCGTGGGCGCGGGAGACGTCCTGGTGGGCGCGGACGGCCTCGGCGATCTGGTCGCCGACGCGGTGGACGGGCGTGAGCGCGGAGAGCGGGTCCTGGAAGACCATGGCGATCCGCCGGCCGCGGATCCTGGACAAGGCCCGGTCGCCGAGGCCGAGCAGCTCGGTGCCGGCGGCGCGTACGGAGCCGTGGACGCGGGCGGTGCGGGGCAGCAGGCCCATGGCGGCGAGGGCGACGGTGGACTTCCCGGAGCCCGACTCACCGACCAGGCCGAGGACTTCGCCGCGGCGCAGGGTGAGGTCGACGCCCCGGACGGCGGGCACGGGTCCGGCCGGCCCGTCGAAGTCGACCCTCAGGTCGCGGATGTCGAGCACCGGCGGGTCTCCGGCGGGGGTGCCGGTGGGGGTGGCGGCGGTGAGCGGGGCGCTCATGGGCGCTCTCCCTTCCGGCGCGCGCGGCGCCTTTTCTTTCCGGACCCCTGGCCCGAGGTGGGGTCCAGGGCGTCGCGGAGGCCGTCGCCGAGGAAGTTCACGGCGAGGACGAAGAGCACGAGCAGCCCGGCGGCGAAGAAGAACATCCACGGGTAGGTGAGGGCGGCGTCGGAGCCGTCGGCGATGAGCGTGCCGAGGGAGACGTCGGGCGGCCGCACGCCGAACCCGAAGTACGACAGGCCGGTCTCGCTCATCACGGCGCCGCCGACGGCGATGGTGGCGTCGACGATGAGGAAGGAGGAGACGTTGGGCAGGATGTGCCGGAAGACGATGCGCAGCGGGTGTACGCCCATGAGTTCGGCGGCGCGGACGAAGTCGCGCTCCTTCAGGGAGCGGGTCATCGAGCGGACCACCCGGGCCGTGATCATCCAGCCGAAGACGGCGAGCAGGCCGACGAGGGCGAGCCAGCCGGTGTCGCGCAGCCGGGGCGAGACGATGGCGATGATCAGGAAGGCGGGGAAGACGAGCAGCAGGTCGATGAAGAAGGTGACGAGCCGGTCGGCCCAGCCGCCGAAGTAGCCCGCGCAGGCGCCGACGACGGAGGCCAGGACGGTGGCGAACAGGGCGACGAGCAGCCCGATGAGCAGGGATTTCCGCAGCCCGTGCAGGACTTGGGCGTAGACGTCCTGGCCGATGCGGGTGGTGCCCCACCAGTGGTCGGCGGAGGGGCCCTCGCGCAGGGCGGTGTAGTCGATGTCCGTGTGGTTCCACGGTGTCAGGTACGGGCCGGCGAAGGCGAGCAGGAACAGCAGGAGCAGGACGCCGGCGCCGACGACGGCGTTGGCGTTGCCGGCGAAGCGGCGCAGGGCGACGCGGGCGCGGCCGGGCGGGGCGGCGGGCCCGGGGAGGTCGTCCCGTCCCGGGGTGTGCTCGGGTACGGCCGAGGGCTGGGTGGCGGTGGTGGTCATGGTGGGGGCCTCACTCGGTCAAGGCTCAGC from Streptomyces albireticuli carries:
- a CDS encoding DMT family transporter; its protein translation is MAWLLVVVAGLLETGFAVCLKLSHGFTRLWPTIAFACFALGSFGLLTLSLKKLDVGPAYAVWTGIGAAGTAVYGMVFLGDLVSTLKLVSIGLVILGVMGLQLSGSAH
- a CDS encoding ABC transporter ATP-binding protein, with protein sequence MSAPLTAATPTGTPAGDPPVLDIRDLRVDFDGPAGPVPAVRGVDLTLRRGEVLGLVGESGSGKSTVALAAMGLLPRTARVHGSVRAAGTELLGLGDRALSRIRGRRIAMVFQDPLSALTPVHRVGDQIAEAVRAHQDVSRAHARRRAVELLDLVGIPEPGRRADAYPHEFSGGMRQRAMIAMAVANDPDVLLADEPTTALDVTVQAQVLDVLRTAQRETGAALLLVSHDLGVIAGMADRVAVMYAGRVVESAPATELFATPRMPYTIGLLGAVPRPDTADRPLTPIPGAPPELRLLPRGCAFAPRCPLADDACAAAEPALTGAGDHLAACLKPPAADPAALYPVPDHTPAREAVPRDGLASVLRVRDLARTFPVRKGGAFGRRVGSVYAVDGVDLDIRRGETLGLVGESGSGKSTTLMEILRLAAPEAGEVELLGRPTRDMTKRQAHALRGSVQLVFQDPMASLDPRMPVGEIVAEPLRAQGTSRAAVARRTPELLRLVGLEAAHAGRFPHEFSGGQRQRIGIARALAVEPELLVLDEPVSALDVSVQAGVLNLLRRLKDELGLAYLFVSHDLAVVRHIADRVSVMYLGRTVESGSVEEVFSRPRHPYTRALLSAVPVPDPARERHRERILLAGDPPSPVLREPGCRFRGRCPVYAGLAADERARCERERPAERSFGPDQTAACHFAERVSAPNPTAATP
- the rsgA gene encoding ribosome small subunit-dependent GTPase A: MRRYGKNPDEDDVRVRPNRKGNRPRTNIRPKHEDAAEGFVLTVDRGRLHVLVEDRTIVAMKARELGRKGAVVGDRVAVVGDLSGAKDTLARIVRVEGRSSVLRRTADDDDPYERVVVANADQLAIVTALADPEPRPRLIDRCLVAAYDAGLEPLLVLTKSDLASADKLLESYGTLGVRHVVTSREELADGGAAERVREQLTGRVTAFVGHSGVGKTTLVNALVERQRATGHVNAVTGRGRHTTTSALALPLPDGSGWVIDTPGVRSFGLHHIDPSRVINAFPDLEPGTEGCPRACSHDEQDCALDQWVADGHADPQRLYSLRRLLATRERREGD
- a CDS encoding ABC transporter permease, encoding MTTTATQPSAVPEHTPGRDDLPGPAAPPGRARVALRRFAGNANAVVGAGVLLLLFLLAFAGPYLTPWNHTDIDYTALREGPSADHWWGTTRIGQDVYAQVLHGLRKSLLIGLLVALFATVLASVVGACAGYFGGWADRLVTFFIDLLLVFPAFLIIAIVSPRLRDTGWLALVGLLAVFGWMITARVVRSMTRSLKERDFVRAAELMGVHPLRIVFRHILPNVSSFLIVDATIAVGGAVMSETGLSYFGFGVRPPDVSLGTLIADGSDAALTYPWMFFFAAGLLVLFVLAVNFLGDGLRDALDPTSGQGSGKKRRRARRKGERP